One segment of Acidianus sp. HS-5 DNA contains the following:
- a CDS encoding MMPL family transporter, protein MNKKLVVILWIIGILIAILLSSQSSNYLNYNENTTIPSTYPSAKAQELLSTYFHGGNINNSIDIVLVNSSPQEVYKAITAIEQIKGVCKTESIINAYIAYDEILGKEINYTSYEIYKENNGNVSTQELKEEIAQYLHVPLYYTCLFNTSPQDLLNKNETAFFLIAPPSQFTSTYETKNVSVIFVYTKYCPNYNFKNGTYPDGKISCEIHSKLSKCGLTNFYLTGPAPLVQELSGSENQRQAITFALVFIALLLITGIYFRSILAPIITLSVIALSVIFGMAIVTLVGKLYHPVDFQVIEPMISVLLGIGTDYSVFLLSRFKEELAKGKSKEDAMKISVKTSGKAILISGSAVTLVFLSLSFIPYLHTWGLTIGFSVPITVLLAVTLLPIIYGKIGSKIFWPSHLHFAENKSLGNIARVTMKKPKTTLLISLFVGLIALAFILSVPLSLDFTSGLPNIPAVKGLKILENAFGQSFVNPDLIVFNESSTVMNSTYVNTALLTEIAKIEENISRLSGVKQVIGPVPCNFNGTITPEILHQIRENLGTNNKTLLVTIIMNYGTYTQQAQNLVNTIQKMVKPYHGYVGGTTASVIDALDYLLPYYEMLIIILPIILIISLTAFLRSIKISIGAVGTILLSITLSLAIIYLLFRSADGILFFIPITIFVLMIGLGNDYSIFILTRVKEEIEKERNIESIVRAISISAGAVTALGVILAASFGVLAVDPIKPIAELGIGIAIAALLDTFVIRIFVYPAILKIALRLKDTIKRK, encoded by the coding sequence ATGAACAAAAAATTAGTAGTAATATTATGGATAATAGGAATTTTGATTGCAATATTATTATCTTCACAGTCATCTAATTATTTAAATTATAACGAGAACACAACAATCCCTTCAACCTATCCTTCAGCAAAGGCGCAAGAGCTACTTTCAACATACTTCCACGGAGGTAACATTAACAACTCCATTGACATAGTTTTAGTAAACTCCTCCCCACAAGAAGTTTACAAGGCGATAACAGCAATTGAACAAATAAAAGGAGTCTGTAAAACTGAAAGCATAATAAACGCTTACATAGCTTACGATGAAATATTAGGTAAGGAAATAAACTATACGAGCTATGAAATATATAAGGAAAATAATGGTAACGTGTCTACTCAAGAGCTAAAAGAAGAAATAGCACAATACCTTCACGTGCCTCTCTATTACACTTGTCTCTTTAATACTTCACCCCAAGACTTATTAAATAAGAACGAAACTGCGTTCTTCCTAATAGCTCCACCCAGTCAATTCACATCAACATACGAAACAAAAAACGTCTCAGTAATTTTCGTTTACACAAAGTACTGCCCCAACTATAATTTTAAGAATGGAACTTATCCAGATGGAAAAATTTCCTGCGAAATACATAGCAAGTTAAGTAAGTGCGGTTTAACAAACTTCTATTTAACCGGACCTGCTCCTCTAGTCCAAGAATTAAGCGGTTCAGAAAATCAAAGACAAGCTATAACTTTTGCTTTAGTCTTTATAGCGCTATTGCTAATCACTGGAATATACTTTAGGAGTATCTTAGCTCCAATAATAACTCTCTCTGTTATTGCGTTATCAGTAATCTTCGGAATGGCGATAGTAACTCTAGTAGGAAAACTCTATCATCCAGTAGATTTTCAAGTCATTGAGCCTATGATTTCTGTACTTCTAGGAATCGGAACAGACTACAGCGTATTCCTATTAAGCAGATTCAAGGAGGAATTAGCAAAGGGAAAGAGTAAAGAAGATGCAATGAAAATTTCAGTAAAAACTTCAGGTAAGGCGATATTAATAAGCGGAAGCGCAGTAACATTAGTCTTCCTCTCCTTATCATTTATTCCATACTTACACACTTGGGGATTAACCATAGGATTTTCAGTACCAATAACAGTATTATTAGCAGTTACACTTCTGCCCATAATATACGGTAAGATAGGTAGCAAGATATTCTGGCCTTCTCACCTTCACTTTGCTGAAAACAAGTCCCTAGGAAATATAGCAAGAGTAACTATGAAAAAACCTAAGACAACTCTACTTATCTCCTTATTTGTAGGTTTAATAGCTTTAGCATTTATATTAAGTGTTCCATTATCATTGGACTTCACATCAGGATTACCAAATATACCGGCCGTGAAAGGGTTAAAGATCTTGGAAAACGCATTCGGTCAATCATTTGTAAATCCAGATTTAATAGTCTTTAATGAGTCGTCGACAGTCATGAATTCTACATACGTTAATACCGCACTGCTTACAGAAATAGCTAAGATAGAAGAGAATATTTCGAGATTAAGCGGAGTAAAGCAGGTTATTGGTCCAGTTCCATGTAACTTTAACGGCACAATCACTCCTGAAATTTTGCATCAAATTAGAGAAAACTTGGGAACTAACAATAAGACGTTGTTAGTTACTATAATCATGAATTATGGAACTTACACACAACAAGCACAAAATCTTGTTAATACAATTCAAAAAATGGTTAAACCTTACCACGGTTATGTTGGAGGGACAACTGCGTCTGTAATTGACGCTTTAGATTACTTACTTCCATATTATGAAATGTTAATAATAATTTTACCAATAATTTTGATAATATCATTAACAGCCTTTCTAAGGTCAATTAAGATTTCCATTGGAGCTGTAGGAACGATATTACTTAGCATAACGTTATCTTTGGCAATAATCTATTTACTCTTTAGATCGGCAGACGGTATCCTATTCTTTATTCCAATTACAATATTCGTTCTAATGATTGGTTTGGGTAATGATTACAGTATATTCATCTTAACTAGGGTAAAAGAGGAAATAGAAAAAGAGAGAAACATTGAAAGTATAGTAAGAGCAATATCAATATCTGCAGGAGCAGTAACAGCTTTAGGAGTCATATTAGCAGCATCCTTCGGAGTTTTAGCAGTAGATCCTATAAAACCAATAGCTGAATTAGGAATAGGAATTGCAATAGCCGCACTCTTAGATACATTCGTTATAAGAATATTTGTTTATCCTGCAATATTAAAAATAGCTTTAAGATTAAAGGATACTATAAAGAGGAAATAA
- a CDS encoding glycosyltransferase family 4 protein: MRVTINTQTPPIRFKLSYKDIVEKYGELDLPLDLSTLSSEDYYISVGGVARMMLGLIDKLGGKAKWVSLGPGYPPYVKMNDIDLYFVDLDPKSLSGYTRFKEGIYNESHGISKYDLNGKDYIDYATYNWLSAQKLLELYSDTDVYFINDFQQLLVGGIIGPSAPAALWYHIPFVPEMLNEKLRNFLVRSFEGFDEVIVSTKRDLEGLVRTGAKVKVRQIYPYIDPSYYNTNISNSDVEKVENKFGIGEDDKVVLVVARMDPIKSQDIAIQAVKNLDVKLVLAGDGSFTSKNLGHDKASIWSRKLRELARDLKIENKVIFTGYVSDDELMALYKRANLVALPSKIEGFGLTVCESWLFKKPVIVNKGAGASELVIDGGNGYTFRTYEEMAEGISKALNDEDKLGSLGYETVKKCVLDNEFDSIKAVLEEASSEY; the protein is encoded by the coding sequence ATGAGAGTTACTATAAACACTCAAACACCTCCTATTAGATTCAAGCTAAGTTATAAGGATATCGTAGAAAAATACGGAGAGTTAGACTTGCCCTTAGATCTCTCAACTTTGAGCTCTGAAGACTATTACATCTCAGTTGGCGGAGTAGCTAGGATGATGCTAGGCTTGATAGACAAACTTGGAGGTAAGGCAAAATGGGTATCTTTAGGTCCAGGTTATCCTCCTTACGTTAAAATGAACGATATAGATTTATACTTTGTGGATTTAGATCCTAAATCTTTATCAGGATATACCAGATTTAAGGAAGGTATATATAATGAATCCCACGGGATATCGAAGTACGATCTTAACGGTAAGGATTACATTGATTATGCAACGTATAACTGGTTATCTGCGCAGAAATTACTCGAGCTTTATTCTGACACTGATGTTTATTTTATCAACGATTTTCAACAATTATTAGTAGGCGGAATAATTGGCCCTTCAGCTCCCGCAGCCTTATGGTATCACATACCTTTTGTTCCTGAAATGCTTAACGAGAAACTGAGAAATTTTCTTGTAAGATCCTTTGAAGGCTTTGACGAAGTAATAGTAAGTACTAAAAGAGACCTCGAGGGCTTAGTAAGAACTGGTGCAAAAGTGAAGGTAAGGCAAATATATCCTTATATAGATCCCTCATATTATAATACCAACATAAGTAACTCAGATGTTGAGAAAGTTGAGAATAAATTTGGAATAGGTGAAGACGATAAGGTTGTTTTAGTTGTTGCAAGAATGGATCCCATAAAGAGTCAAGATATAGCAATCCAAGCTGTTAAAAACCTTGATGTAAAACTTGTTTTAGCTGGTGACGGGAGTTTTACCAGTAAGAATCTCGGTCATGACAAGGCAAGTATATGGAGTAGAAAGTTGAGAGAGTTAGCTAGAGATTTGAAGATAGAGAACAAGGTAATTTTCACGGGATATGTAAGTGATGACGAGTTAATGGCATTATATAAGAGAGCAAATCTTGTAGCTTTACCTTCAAAAATTGAAGGATTTGGTTTGACAGTATGTGAAAGCTGGCTTTTTAAGAAGCCTGTTATTGTAAATAAAGGTGCGGGTGCAAGCGAGTTAGTAATAGATGGAGGCAATGGATATACTTTTAGAACTTATGAGGAAATGGCTGAAGGGATATCTAAGGCATTGAATGATGAGGATAAGTTGGGGAGTCTAGGTTATGAGACAGTTAAAAAGTGCGTACTCGATAACGAATTCGATAGTATAAAAGCGGTATTGGAAGAAGCATCTTCAGAATATTAA
- a CDS encoding nascent polypeptide-associated complex protein, with the protein MKVPKDLKALQRMGIKAEKIDALRVTIETADEIITIESPMVMRTSVGGQEAIVVSGGETKVEKKNSQKVEVKDEDVKFVMEQTGKPENEVKEALIKANGDIAKAIMILNGQES; encoded by the coding sequence ATGAAAGTTCCAAAAGATCTTAAAGCTCTTCAAAGGATGGGAATTAAGGCCGAAAAGATAGATGCGCTTAGGGTTACAATAGAAACCGCTGATGAAATAATAACAATAGAATCTCCAATGGTCATGAGGACTAGCGTTGGAGGACAAGAGGCAATAGTAGTATCCGGAGGAGAAACGAAAGTTGAGAAGAAAAATTCCCAAAAAGTAGAAGTAAAAGATGAGGACGTAAAATTCGTAATGGAGCAGACAGGGAAGCCCGAGAATGAAGTTAAAGAAGCTTTAATAAAAGCTAACGGCGACATAGCTAAGGCTATAATGATTTTGAATGGACAAGAGTCCTGA
- a CDS encoding helix-turn-helix domain-containing protein, translated as MASDYVIELIAKRIAGDIVWSSNIGLSMKKWREMFGISQAELARVLGISQTVIADYERSRRQPGSAFVKKFVQGLIEIDERRGFKVISELSKSFTLNFPFIMDMRDFETPVCFDELTIAVDGIPLNSTINLKKIYGYVVVDSLTAITSLSGMEFYQFLSLVFNRVIVFTKVTSGRSPMIALKISPVKPDVVVFHKPLKMDPLSIDLADREGINVIVSTKRNEEELIKSLRTLVHSKSL; from the coding sequence ATGGCTAGTGATTACGTAATAGAGTTAATAGCAAAGAGAATTGCAGGAGACATAGTATGGAGTTCCAATATAGGACTATCAATGAAAAAATGGAGAGAAATGTTCGGAATTTCACAAGCAGAGCTTGCAAGAGTTTTAGGGATTTCACAAACAGTTATTGCAGATTATGAAAGAAGTAGAAGACAGCCTGGAAGCGCTTTCGTAAAGAAATTTGTGCAAGGTTTAATAGAAATAGATGAGAGAAGAGGGTTTAAAGTTATATCTGAGCTCAGTAAGTCTTTCACCCTCAATTTCCCCTTTATAATGGATATGAGAGATTTTGAGACTCCGGTTTGCTTTGATGAGCTAACAATAGCGGTTGACGGAATTCCCCTCAATTCTACCATTAATTTAAAGAAAATTTACGGTTATGTAGTAGTAGATAGTTTAACCGCAATAACTTCGTTAAGCGGTATGGAATTTTACCAGTTCCTCTCTTTAGTTTTTAACAGAGTAATAGTCTTCACTAAAGTTACCAGCGGAAGATCTCCTATGATAGCATTAAAGATTTCTCCTGTAAAACCTGACGTAGTAGTCTTTCATAAACCTTTAAAAATGGATCCACTTTCAATAGACCTTGCAGATAGGGAGGGAATAAATGTCATAGTATCCACTAAAAGAAACGAAGAAGAGCTAATAAAGTCCCTCAGGACTCTTGTCCATTCAAAATCATTATAG
- a CDS encoding phosphate-starvation-inducible PsiE family protein, with amino-acid sequence MHDNADKKRININSEKLNKLVIKITSITVQILLIIGLIMVLIYTVTQTIESFQIGLVEVTAIILENSLLIIVFLEVYLSVVDFFHGKGRSVIYVMDATLSFILREIIIGILTGAINDVDLLAMSGAIGIIASGRFLLTNKNFIRRKTNKEKRRK; translated from the coding sequence TTGCATGACAATGCCGATAAAAAGAGAATAAATATAAATTCTGAGAAATTAAATAAACTAGTTATTAAAATAACATCCATAACAGTGCAAATATTGTTGATTATAGGCTTAATAATGGTGCTAATATATACTGTGACACAAACTATAGAATCTTTCCAGATAGGATTAGTAGAAGTTACTGCAATAATCCTGGAGAACTCACTGTTAATAATAGTATTTCTAGAAGTTTACTTGAGCGTAGTAGACTTTTTTCATGGAAAAGGAAGAAGTGTAATATATGTAATGGACGCAACTCTCTCCTTTATTCTTAGAGAAATAATAATAGGGATTCTCACGGGGGCAATAAACGATGTAGATCTATTAGCAATGAGCGGAGCGATAGGAATAATAGCCTCGGGAAGGTTTTTATTAACTAATAAGAACTTTATAAGAAGAAAGACAAATAAAGAAAAAAGAAGAAAATAA
- a CDS encoding pyridoxal-phosphate dependent enzyme, with product MKQVCMRCGKEREGLELRCKKCGGPFKVEAEDLPFSKNLRENFPYIKSWISLGEWNTPMIKNGDIYFKLDFLNPTGSYKDRGSVTLISYLAENGIKAISEDSSGNAGASIAAYGAAAGMKVKIFVPSTARGNKLKQIESYGAEVVKVEGSREDVARAAENSPYYYASHVLQPQFRDGIRSLAYEIVRDLDWEVPDNVFLPTSAGTLLLGVFEGFNHMFNQGVISKIPKIIAVQTEQVMPLCSKVKGIKYTPPEKVTSIADALVSTNPFLLPEMEKVVKEYGDCIVVSDGEILEAWRELAKKGLLVEYSSATVYSAYKKANLKGTTVLLLTGSGLKVL from the coding sequence ATGAAACAAGTTTGTATGCGTTGTGGTAAAGAAAGGGAAGGCCTAGAATTGCGCTGTAAAAAATGCGGAGGTCCTTTTAAAGTTGAGGCTGAAGACTTACCTTTCTCTAAAAATCTTAGGGAAAATTTCCCTTACATAAAGTCTTGGATTTCTTTAGGAGAATGGAATACGCCTATGATAAAAAATGGAGATATCTATTTTAAGTTAGATTTTCTTAATCCTACAGGTTCTTATAAAGATAGGGGCTCCGTAACTTTAATTTCGTATTTAGCAGAGAATGGAATAAAGGCGATATCTGAGGATTCTTCTGGTAACGCCGGAGCTTCTATTGCAGCTTATGGTGCAGCTGCAGGGATGAAAGTAAAAATATTTGTTCCTTCAACTGCTAGGGGTAATAAATTAAAACAAATTGAAAGCTATGGTGCAGAAGTTGTTAAAGTAGAAGGCAGTAGAGAAGACGTAGCTAGGGCTGCAGAAAATTCACCATATTATTATGCGTCCCACGTTCTTCAGCCTCAATTTAGGGATGGAATAAGATCTTTAGCTTATGAAATAGTGAGAGATCTAGACTGGGAAGTTCCAGATAACGTGTTTCTTCCTACTTCTGCAGGGACTTTATTGCTGGGAGTTTTTGAAGGTTTTAATCACATGTTTAATCAAGGTGTAATAAGTAAAATTCCTAAAATAATAGCAGTACAGACTGAGCAAGTTATGCCTTTATGCTCAAAAGTGAAAGGAATAAAATACACTCCTCCAGAGAAGGTAACATCTATTGCTGACGCTTTAGTTTCTACAAATCCTTTCCTTTTACCAGAAATGGAGAAAGTTGTGAAAGAGTATGGAGACTGCATAGTTGTTAGTGATGGGGAAATTCTTGAGGCTTGGAGAGAGTTAGCTAAGAAAGGCCTCCTTGTGGAATATAGCTCTGCAACAGTTTATTCTGCATATAAGAAGGCTAACCTTAAGGGAACTACTGTTCTACTGCTAACAGGTAGTGGTTTGAAAGTTTTATAA
- a CDS encoding ammonium transporter — MNSRYLKILSLGILVIPFILALTSLASTGTCDYPSAAVPSWLSLGSNSWMLTAATLVGLQSVPGVALYYAGLSKKKYAVNSALMVFYAFSIVLVVWMIAGYNFGFGKVTVDINGYGIFGTPLPAWPGSYEASQTIYGPTNSMLNIPTSTYIFFQFVFAAITPVLLAGGVLERMNFKAWMVFVPFWSLLVYSPVAYWLFAGGWLNQLGAVDFSGGYVIHVDAGIGALAAALAVGPRLASDRKLEAHSLPLILAGAGLIWLGWDGFNGGDPGGATIDAAIAVLNTNIATAVSAVTWMLMDMTFFKKPTLVGATSGAITGLVAITPAAGYINGLYAIFIGIASGIIPWLALYKLEPKLKVDDTLGVFSTHGIAGIVGGLLTGVFADPSVTTYIDPGLRGALYGDWYQLGIQAFAAAVVVGYDFVITFGLLKLIGLFIPLRAPPETLQIGDYAMHGEVAYSDLLATLPAEQKPTVEKIEEEQSKKEEDK, encoded by the coding sequence ATGAATAGTAGATACCTAAAAATACTCAGTTTAGGTATTTTGGTAATTCCATTCATATTAGCTTTAACAAGCTTAGCTTCAACAGGTACTTGCGATTATCCATCGGCAGCAGTTCCTTCTTGGTTAAGCTTAGGTAGCAACTCTTGGATGTTAACTGCAGCAACTCTTGTAGGTTTACAAAGCGTACCCGGTGTAGCTCTATATTATGCAGGATTGTCCAAGAAGAAATATGCAGTAAACAGTGCATTAATGGTATTTTATGCATTCTCTATAGTCCTTGTAGTATGGATGATAGCAGGTTACAATTTCGGCTTCGGAAAGGTTACAGTAGATATAAACGGTTATGGAATTTTTGGAACTCCTTTACCCGCATGGCCAGGAAGTTATGAAGCGTCTCAAACAATTTACGGGCCTACCAATTCTATGCTTAACATTCCGACATCTACATATATCTTCTTCCAGTTCGTGTTTGCTGCAATAACTCCGGTCTTGCTTGCAGGTGGAGTTCTAGAGAGGATGAATTTTAAAGCGTGGATGGTTTTTGTACCTTTCTGGTCTTTATTAGTATACAGCCCAGTAGCTTACTGGCTGTTTGCTGGAGGTTGGCTGAACCAATTAGGAGCTGTAGACTTTAGCGGAGGTTATGTAATACATGTAGATGCAGGAATAGGAGCTTTAGCAGCTGCCTTAGCTGTTGGACCTAGGTTAGCTTCTGATAGAAAGTTGGAAGCACACAGTCTACCATTAATATTAGCAGGCGCAGGACTGATCTGGCTAGGCTGGGACGGTTTCAACGGTGGAGACCCCGGAGGTGCTACAATTGATGCAGCAATAGCTGTATTAAATACTAATATTGCAACTGCAGTAAGCGCAGTAACTTGGATGTTAATGGACATGACTTTCTTCAAGAAGCCCACTCTAGTAGGAGCTACTAGTGGCGCAATAACTGGTTTAGTAGCAATTACCCCAGCAGCAGGATACATTAATGGCTTATATGCAATATTTATAGGCATAGCGTCTGGTATCATACCGTGGTTAGCTCTGTATAAGCTAGAACCTAAGCTCAAAGTAGATGACACTCTCGGTGTATTTTCCACTCATGGAATTGCTGGTATTGTAGGTGGACTATTAACTGGAGTATTTGCAGATCCTAGTGTTACAACGTATATAGATCCAGGTCTTCGCGGTGCACTGTACGGCGATTGGTATCAGCTTGGTATACAAGCTTTCGCAGCAGCGGTGGTAGTTGGTTACGATTTTGTTATTACGTTTGGGCTACTGAAGCTAATAGGATTGTTCATTCCGTTGAGAGCCCCACCGGAGACATTGCAGATTGGTGACTATGCAATGCATGGTGAAGTTGCTTACTCTGATCTGTTAGCAACTCTTCCAGCTGAGCAAAAGCCTACAGTAGAGAAAATAGAAGAGGAACAAAGTAAGAAGGAAGAAGATAAATAA
- a CDS encoding arginine deiminase family protein, protein MLRITSEWSKLRTVLVHEPGIEMFYGILDPDAFLYMRRFNIEKAINQHKQMVGKLEKMGIEVLKVKEAITQKAKNDSEFRKLLEKIALNYIKYEGDGKAEENFSKIRKDIEKLDAYTLFDIILLNPTVLSHEALGTNETVTRILNEEPLANLYFTRDQSIITDQGVIIGRMSKRIRRRETEIIKLVFQALSEKPLKEITEPAFLEGGDFMPFKDFAIFGTGDRTSISGIMQAIDFTDFNEIVIAYNPEIEETEDYMLTMHLDMYLNTPKEEVIISNSTILNKTLAHIYERKESGFTLKERTNLLDFFKRKGYKVIEVGLAEQLSYATNFLTIENSRILSPKVDRNMVNIMEYLERKGYTKLLNEVKEEYNKHITDKDFFPNKKAIKDEGIEYEEIDVSELTGGFGGIHCMTMPIKRE, encoded by the coding sequence ATGCTTAGGATTACTTCAGAATGGTCAAAACTTAGAACGGTGCTAGTCCACGAGCCAGGAATAGAAATGTTCTACGGTATTTTAGATCCTGATGCGTTTCTTTACATGAGAAGGTTTAACATAGAGAAGGCTATAAATCAGCACAAGCAAATGGTAGGCAAATTAGAAAAAATGGGAATAGAAGTATTGAAAGTAAAGGAAGCTATTACTCAGAAGGCTAAAAACGATAGCGAATTCAGAAAGTTACTAGAGAAAATCGCTTTAAATTACATAAAATACGAAGGAGACGGAAAAGCTGAGGAAAACTTTTCCAAAATTAGAAAAGATATAGAAAAACTCGATGCTTACACTTTATTTGACATAATCCTTCTTAACCCTACAGTACTATCTCACGAGGCTTTGGGAACAAATGAAACCGTAACTCGAATCCTTAATGAGGAACCTTTAGCAAATTTGTATTTTACCAGAGATCAGTCCATAATAACAGATCAAGGAGTAATAATAGGAAGAATGAGCAAAAGGATAAGAAGAAGAGAAACCGAGATAATAAAACTAGTATTCCAGGCATTATCAGAAAAACCGTTGAAGGAAATAACTGAACCAGCTTTCTTAGAGGGAGGAGATTTCATGCCATTTAAAGACTTTGCGATCTTTGGAACAGGAGATAGAACAAGCATTTCAGGAATAATGCAGGCAATTGACTTTACAGATTTTAACGAGATAGTAATTGCTTACAACCCAGAAATTGAGGAAACGGAAGATTATATGCTAACAATGCATTTAGATATGTATTTAAATACTCCTAAAGAAGAAGTTATTATTAGCAATTCCACAATTTTAAACAAAACTTTAGCACATATATACGAACGAAAAGAATCAGGATTCACACTGAAAGAAAGGACTAACCTTTTAGACTTCTTCAAAAGAAAAGGTTACAAAGTTATTGAAGTGGGATTAGCTGAGCAATTATCTTATGCAACTAATTTCCTTACAATAGAAAACAGTAGAATATTATCTCCTAAAGTAGACAGGAACATGGTAAATATAATGGAATATTTGGAAAGAAAAGGATATACAAAATTGTTGAATGAAGTAAAAGAAGAATATAATAAACACATAACAGACAAAGACTTCTTCCCAAATAAAAAAGCCATAAAAGATGAAGGAATCGAGTATGAAGAAATTGACGTCTCAGAGCTTACGGGAGGTTTTGGTGGAATACATTGCATGACAATGCCGATAAAAAGAGAATAA